ACCGGAAAAACTATTTTAAAGAAAGGCACTGTAACTTTGGTGAAGTAAATAATCATTTTTGACATGGGGATAGTACTTATTACCGGTGCCACTGCCGGATTTGGAGAAGCATGTGCGAGAAAGTTTGCAGCTAAGGGTTATGACCTGATCATTACCGGAAGAAGACAGGAAAGGTTGACTGCCCTGCAGCAGGACCTGGAAAAGACAAATGGCGTGAAGGTATTGCCGTTGACTTTTGATGTACAGGATGAGAAAGCAGTGAGCAGTGCATTGGAACAAATTCCCGATTCATGGAAAGCTGTGGATGTGCTGATCAATAATGCGGGATTAGCTTTAGGTTTATCTACGATTGATGAAGGCAGTTTGTCTGACTGGGATACAATGATTGATACGAATGTGAAGGGTTTACTGTATGTATCCCGGGTTGTGATCCCCTGGCTGAAAGCGCGGAAGAAAGGGCATATTATCAACCTGGGTTCTACTGCTGCTAAAACCGTGTATGCAAAGGGGAATGTGTATTGTGCTACCAAAGCTGCGGTAGATGCGATTTCACAGGGTATGCGCATTGATCTGCTGCCATATTTTATAAAGGTAACGGCTATACATCCGGGTGCTGCGGAAACTGAGTTTTCTGTTGTCCGGTTTAAGGGTGATGCAGGTAAAGCAGATGATGTATACAAAGGGTTTAAACCATTGAGTGCGGATGATGTGGCAGATACTATTTACTACTGTGCTACGCTGCCGGCGCATGTGTGTATCAATGATTTAGTGATTACCTGTACACAGCAGGCAAATGCTATCTACACTTATAAAGAGTAAAAAGTTATAATATAACACATAGATGTTATTCCATTAGTAGAATTTTCTATATATATTTGAGACAGCTTACTTTTTGTCTATAATGAATGTGGTATAACGATGGCAGACAAGGGGTTAACGATGGTATGACGAACTACCATTAAAGGGGAATGTGATACCTAACTATCTATGAGCTTTAAGAGTTTACTAACAATGCTAACTATCTATCCTAAAAAACCATATCCCTATGCTTACT
This window of the Chitinophaga sancti genome carries:
- a CDS encoding SDR family NAD(P)-dependent oxidoreductase encodes the protein MGIVLITGATAGFGEACARKFAAKGYDLIITGRRQERLTALQQDLEKTNGVKVLPLTFDVQDEKAVSSALEQIPDSWKAVDVLINNAGLALGLSTIDEGSLSDWDTMIDTNVKGLLYVSRVVIPWLKARKKGHIINLGSTAAKTVYAKGNVYCATKAAVDAISQGMRIDLLPYFIKVTAIHPGAAETEFSVVRFKGDAGKADDVYKGFKPLSADDVADTIYYCATLPAHVCINDLVITCTQQANAIYTYKE